From one Rhodothermales bacterium genomic stretch:
- a CDS encoding HAMP domain-containing sensor histidine kinase — translation MLPLPSPSPAALAAFLLAVAFLGALSTLSVVLTVSRLRPHLLPSTLRLDLMTEQRMLQHARRLARVNAARADRMQAALLDNVSHEFRTPLTGILAAAQILRDAVDTEQRELTEMIIRDSQRMHATLSNVLELVEFEAAAHTVQPADVDLNDVVREALAPYTTFAARKGIALLGPEVAAPVRVVSDPALLCKVIGNLVDNAIKFTDEGEVRVRVRPEGDRFCVDVADTGPGIAKPMLPLLFTPFTQGSQGLSRSHAGTGLGLTVTKRLVDLLGGHITISTSPGSGSVFSISLPIDGIESGEGVSD, via the coding sequence ATGCTTCCACTTCCTTCTCCTTCGCCCGCAGCGCTGGCCGCCTTTCTCCTGGCGGTCGCGTTTCTCGGCGCGTTGAGTACCCTCAGCGTCGTCCTTACCGTGTCGCGGCTCCGGCCGCATCTCCTTCCGAGCACGCTGCGCCTCGACCTGATGACGGAGCAGCGCATGCTCCAGCACGCCCGGCGCCTGGCGCGGGTGAATGCCGCGCGGGCGGACCGGATGCAGGCCGCGCTCCTCGACAACGTGAGCCACGAGTTTCGCACGCCGCTCACAGGCATCCTCGCGGCAGCGCAAATCCTGAGGGACGCCGTCGACACCGAGCAGCGCGAACTCACCGAGATGATTATCCGGGACAGCCAGCGCATGCACGCGACGTTGTCGAACGTGCTCGAGCTCGTGGAATTCGAGGCCGCGGCGCACACGGTCCAGCCGGCGGACGTCGACCTCAACGACGTCGTCCGGGAGGCCCTGGCGCCGTACACGACCTTCGCCGCCCGAAAAGGCATCGCGCTGCTGGGGCCCGAGGTGGCTGCGCCCGTTCGGGTGGTGAGCGACCCCGCGTTGCTCTGCAAGGTGATCGGCAACCTGGTCGACAACGCGATCAAGTTCACCGACGAAGGCGAGGTGCGCGTCCGGGTCCGGCCTGAGGGCGACCGTTTCTGCGTCGATGTCGCCGACACGGGCCCCGGCATCGCCAAACCGATGTTGCCGCTGCTGTTCACCCCGTTCACGCAGGGGAGCCAGGGCCTGAGCCGGTCGCACGCCGGCACGGGGCTCGGGCTGACCGTGACGAAGCGGCTGGTAGACCTCCTCGGCGGGCACATCACGATCAGCACGAGCCCCGGCTCGGGGAGCGTCTTCAGCATTTCCCTGCCCATCGATGGCATCGAATCCGGGGAGGGCGTGTCCGATTGA
- a CDS encoding aspartate aminotransferase family protein, producing MTSFSMDYDLPFREEEDTLAGEQRTYLFPCVRPYYNEPLVLKRAEGVWVYDEHDTPFLDLFAGILSTSLGHCHPEVVERVREQVGVLGHTSTLYVTEQQIQVAKRLADLAPGRLQRSLFLNSGTAAIDAAVMVARMYTGRDEIIALRLGYSGNSVLATNLTAHAPWRPLSSAVPGIKHALAPYPYRSPFGDDPELNAARFADDIENIIQTATNGRPAALLAETILGVGGFIVPPPGYFQRAAEIVRSYGGLFICDEVQTGFGRTGQHWFGIEHWDVEPDIMIMAKGIANGFPVGAVIARADVAAAWEKKMISTFGGNPVAMAAAETTLDVMVRENVPARAEARGRQLRAGLDALAERYPWIGEVRGMGLMQALELVVDRESKQPDPERAQALLHAAKSERLLIGLGGLNNHVIRIGPSLLITASEIDDALGRLARACERVAV from the coding sequence ATGACGTCATTCTCGATGGATTACGATCTGCCGTTCCGGGAGGAGGAGGACACGCTGGCCGGCGAGCAGCGGACCTACCTGTTCCCGTGCGTGCGCCCCTATTACAACGAGCCGCTGGTGCTCAAGCGGGCGGAGGGCGTGTGGGTCTACGATGAGCACGACACCCCCTTTCTGGATCTGTTCGCCGGCATCCTGTCGACCTCGCTCGGGCACTGCCATCCGGAAGTCGTCGAGCGCGTTCGCGAGCAGGTCGGCGTCCTGGGGCACACCTCCACGCTGTACGTCACCGAGCAGCAGATCCAGGTGGCCAAACGGCTGGCGGACCTCGCCCCGGGCCGGCTGCAGCGGTCGCTCTTCCTGAACAGCGGCACCGCCGCGATCGATGCCGCCGTCATGGTGGCGCGGATGTATACCGGGCGCGACGAGATCATCGCGCTCCGGCTCGGCTACTCGGGCAACAGCGTGCTGGCGACGAACTTGACGGCCCACGCCCCCTGGCGCCCGCTCTCGAGCGCCGTCCCGGGCATCAAACACGCGCTCGCTCCCTATCCGTACCGGAGCCCGTTCGGGGATGACCCCGAACTGAACGCCGCACGGTTCGCCGACGACATCGAGAACATCATCCAGACGGCCACAAACGGCCGGCCGGCGGCCCTGCTGGCGGAGACCATCCTGGGCGTGGGCGGCTTCATCGTCCCGCCGCCGGGGTACTTCCAGCGCGCCGCCGAGATCGTCCGCAGCTATGGCGGCCTCTTCATTTGCGACGAGGTGCAGACCGGCTTCGGCCGCACGGGCCAGCACTGGTTCGGCATCGAGCACTGGGATGTCGAGCCCGACATCATGATCATGGCGAAGGGCATCGCGAACGGATTCCCGGTGGGCGCCGTGATCGCGCGCGCCGACGTGGCCGCGGCCTGGGAGAAAAAGATGATTTCGACGTTCGGCGGCAACCCGGTCGCGATGGCCGCGGCAGAGACGACGCTGGACGTGATGGTGCGCGAGAACGTGCCCGCGCGGGCCGAGGCGCGAGGCCGGCAGCTGCGCGCCGGGCTCGATGCCCTCGCGGAGCGCTACCCGTGGATCGGGGAGGTCCGCGGCATGGGGCTGATGCAGGCCCTCGAACTGGTCGTCGACCGCGAGAGCAAACAGCCGGACCCCGAACGGGCCCAGGCGCTGCTCCACGCGGCCAAATCGGAGCGGCTGCTGATCGGCCTCGGGGGGCTCAACAATCATGTTATCCGAATCGGCCCTTCGTTGCTGATCACCGCCTCCGAAATCGACGACGCGCTGGGCCGGCTCGCCCGGGCCTGTGAGCGCGTTGCCGTCTAA
- a CDS encoding tetratricopeptide repeat protein, whose amino-acid sequence MDYSESHAGGKAPYTVRPAERSGISYAHQNAWANLPVDESYDEAVEESGYQSIHLSQIDQPRTPQRPERYRIGDRIGDRYTVLDIHRGSMGVIYATFDEVEKMPRALKTLQQRFAHIHEMQRMFVEEASVWVRIEKHPFIVRAFLVDIYDGQPFVITEYIRGQEGMGNDLRSWLGHPQLTLPVGVDLALQISQALQHATRKVGGLVHRDLKPGNVLIDEQRRALVADFGLVYANDARSGTPAYMAPEQWLRLDVTAQTDIYAFGCILYEMVTGHRLFPAKTIDEWQEVHLYQKPVPPRVLNPAIPHDLEAFVLQCLSKSAHERPRGWDEVVHQCAAWYERVAGKQAQLDFSNYDLKAGELINASYSLTQLGKYEEVLEVCDRALAINANNTTALYNKGIALGKIGRYEQAVAAYDRVLAIDPGDAGAQYHKGNALMALGRHEQAVAAYDETLTLSKQDVAAWYNKAIALNHLGRYEEALDACEQSLAIEQNSVAWQNRGHALIALERFAEAVEAYLRAVDLDHSDLDSWYNLGNAYMTINLYQEAVDAYNRVLSLAPNDPGAWNNKGIALKHLGHYDEAVEAYNTALELDPNDAGAWNNKGNALLQLGQMDKAMAAFVRALVLNPEDPSSWYNKGIALAQVGRYIQAIEAYDRALALSPASPQIWYHKGIALIKLGRYQEAMKANDRALALDPLSVDVWYNNGIALNHMGRYRDAVAAYDRALALDPTYGDASYNKGNALTNMGLFSEAVDAYNIALRLNPDDVEAAYNKGIALTKLKLFDEAIATYDSVLHQHPNDVDAWFNKGIALEHVKRYPEAYVAYERVLELNQTHSGAWTKKSSILMRLRRYREALQASENALQINPEDMEALRNKGLALNYLKNERPAGR is encoded by the coding sequence ATGGATTACAGTGAATCACATGCCGGAGGGAAGGCACCGTACACCGTAAGGCCGGCGGAGCGCTCCGGCATATCCTATGCGCATCAGAATGCGTGGGCGAATCTTCCGGTGGATGAGTCGTACGACGAGGCGGTCGAGGAATCGGGGTATCAATCGATCCATCTTTCCCAGATCGACCAGCCGCGCACCCCGCAGCGCCCCGAACGGTACCGGATCGGCGACCGGATAGGCGACCGCTACACCGTGCTCGACATCCACCGCGGCTCGATGGGCGTGATCTACGCCACCTTCGACGAAGTCGAGAAGATGCCGCGCGCGCTCAAGACGCTCCAGCAGCGGTTCGCGCATATCCACGAAATGCAACGCATGTTCGTGGAGGAAGCCTCCGTCTGGGTGCGCATCGAAAAACACCCGTTTATCGTCCGCGCCTTTCTGGTGGACATCTACGACGGCCAGCCTTTCGTCATCACCGAATACATCCGCGGCCAGGAGGGCATGGGGAACGACCTGCGTTCCTGGCTGGGCCACCCGCAGCTGACGCTGCCGGTGGGGGTCGACCTCGCGCTCCAGATCTCCCAGGCGCTCCAGCACGCCACCCGCAAGGTTGGCGGCCTGGTGCATCGCGACCTCAAGCCCGGCAACGTGCTGATCGACGAGCAGCGACGGGCGCTGGTGGCGGATTTCGGCCTCGTCTACGCCAACGACGCACGCAGCGGCACGCCGGCATACATGGCTCCGGAGCAATGGCTTCGGCTCGACGTCACGGCGCAGACCGACATCTACGCGTTCGGGTGCATCCTGTACGAGATGGTCACCGGCCACCGGCTCTTCCCCGCGAAGACGATCGATGAGTGGCAGGAAGTCCATCTCTACCAGAAGCCGGTGCCGCCGCGCGTCCTCAACCCCGCGATCCCGCACGACCTCGAGGCGTTCGTGCTCCAGTGCCTGTCCAAGTCGGCCCACGAACGGCCGCGCGGGTGGGACGAAGTCGTGCATCAATGCGCGGCATGGTACGAGCGCGTGGCCGGCAAGCAGGCGCAGCTGGATTTCAGCAACTACGACCTCAAGGCCGGCGAGCTGATCAACGCCAGCTATTCGCTGACGCAGCTCGGCAAATACGAGGAGGTGCTCGAGGTGTGCGACCGGGCGCTCGCCATCAATGCCAACAATACGACGGCCCTGTACAACAAGGGCATCGCGCTGGGCAAGATCGGGCGGTACGAACAGGCGGTAGCCGCCTACGACCGGGTCCTCGCGATCGACCCGGGCGATGCCGGCGCGCAGTACCACAAGGGCAACGCGCTGATGGCGCTGGGCCGGCACGAACAGGCCGTCGCCGCCTACGACGAGACGCTGACGCTCAGCAAGCAGGATGTGGCGGCGTGGTACAACAAGGCGATCGCCCTCAATCATCTCGGGCGGTACGAAGAAGCGCTCGACGCCTGCGAGCAGTCGCTGGCCATCGAACAGAACTCCGTCGCGTGGCAAAACCGCGGGCATGCGCTCATCGCGCTGGAGCGTTTCGCGGAGGCCGTCGAGGCGTACCTGCGGGCCGTCGACCTGGATCATTCCGACCTGGATTCCTGGTACAATCTGGGCAACGCCTACATGACGATCAACCTGTACCAGGAAGCCGTCGACGCCTACAACCGGGTGCTGTCGCTCGCGCCGAACGACCCGGGCGCCTGGAACAACAAGGGCATCGCGCTGAAGCATCTCGGCCACTATGACGAGGCGGTCGAGGCGTACAACACGGCGCTGGAGCTGGACCCGAACGACGCCGGCGCGTGGAACAACAAGGGCAACGCCCTCCTCCAACTCGGCCAGATGGACAAGGCGATGGCGGCGTTCGTCCGCGCCCTCGTGCTCAACCCGGAAGACCCCAGTTCGTGGTATAACAAAGGCATCGCGCTGGCGCAGGTGGGGCGCTACATCCAGGCCATCGAGGCGTACGACCGGGCGCTCGCGTTGAGCCCGGCCTCCCCGCAGATCTGGTACCACAAAGGCATCGCCCTCATCAAACTGGGCCGGTATCAGGAAGCCATGAAGGCGAACGACCGCGCCCTCGCGCTCGACCCGCTTTCGGTGGATGTATGGTACAATAACGGTATCGCCCTCAACCACATGGGGCGCTATCGGGATGCCGTCGCCGCCTACGACCGCGCCCTCGCGCTCGACCCCACCTATGGGGACGCGTCCTACAACAAGGGCAACGCGCTCACGAACATGGGGCTCTTCAGCGAGGCTGTGGATGCCTATAACATCGCGCTGCGCCTCAACCCGGACGACGTGGAAGCCGCCTATAACAAGGGAATCGCGCTGACCAAGCTCAAGCTGTTCGACGAGGCCATCGCCACCTACGACAGCGTGCTGCATCAGCATCCGAACGACGTCGACGCCTGGTTCAACAAAGGGATCGCGCTGGAGCACGTTAAGCGATACCCCGAAGCGTACGTCGCCTACGAACGCGTGCTCGAACTCAACCAGACCCATTCCGGCGCCTGGACCAAAAAAAGCAGCATCCTCATGCGTCTGCGCCGCTACCGCGAAGCGCTGCAGGCCAGCGAAAACGCCCTGCAGATCAACCCCGAGGATATGGAGGCGTTGCGCAACAAGGGGTTGGCGCTCAACTACCTGAAAAACGAGCGCCCCGCCGGCCGTTAG
- a CDS encoding SUMF1/EgtB/PvdO family nonheme iron enzyme encodes MPDSTRPGFARAIPLSLIALLALPLAAPAQTSYTNTAGMTMVAVDAGTFLMGSDEGDLDEAPVHLVMIGQSFFMSAHEVTNAQYEQFDPQHRALRGKLGFSTGDDEAVVFVDWHQAVAFTEWLSEKENRTYRLPTEAEWEYAARAGTRTPYFTGDRLPASMLKNARESWYPDPERAVPGDVVSLRVGQTPPNAWGLYDLHGNVEEWTLDWYGPYEADGQKDPVGRSDGDFKVTRGGSHSTTPEYLRSANRMGTLPEDASWLIGFRVVQADAPATTPLPAPPVTALHQRDVSQERRAVRQPASRTPYFAEPRRYVVLDPTEKGPFFYHNHQDAITEMPNGDLLAIWYTTKSEAGRYLAQAASRLRYGADAWEPASIFWDAPDRNDHGNALWWDGDRTIYHVSGLSAAATWGNLAMLVRTSTDNGASWSKARIVHPEHGLRNQVIASMGRLRDGRIFVTADAVTGGNGGTSFHVSADGGQTWTDAGGTIAGIHASAVGLEDGRVLAFGRGDAIDGRMPKSISSDGGATWRSTASAFDPLSSTQRLVLLRLAEGPLFLASFADNMTFTDDRGGTYTGSGIFGALSYDEGETWPVRKLITAANAPAWRETARSRPFVMSAHTAEPRGYMAGTQAMDGTIHLISTVYHYAFNQAWLETPAAPSAVPPLAPRGDLAASFSPNEGVWRYAGLGAMPGDAARRDGAGLLLEVPASGEARWAMDLREPTPVGSTVEMTVQVQAAGARRRGVEWVYRPVSHPGMQYHLAITPDGVYSDDSYALEPLALGLDNGSAPHTYRIGVAASGLVHVYRDGQELGRYSLAPIDEDEGPTTPGLQWGGGAGVRARIDAIRFDPRGPFAPAP; translated from the coding sequence ATGCCCGATTCAACGAGGCCTGGATTCGCCAGGGCGATACCCCTTAGTCTGATCGCGCTGCTTGCGCTGCCCCTCGCCGCGCCGGCCCAGACCTCCTACACCAACACCGCCGGCATGACCATGGTCGCGGTCGACGCCGGCACGTTTCTGATGGGGAGCGACGAGGGCGACCTCGACGAGGCGCCCGTACATCTCGTCATGATCGGGCAGTCCTTTTTTATGAGCGCCCACGAGGTGACGAACGCGCAGTATGAGCAGTTCGACCCGCAGCATCGCGCGCTGCGCGGCAAGCTCGGCTTCTCGACCGGGGACGACGAAGCCGTGGTGTTCGTCGACTGGCACCAGGCCGTTGCGTTTACCGAGTGGCTTTCGGAGAAGGAGAACCGCACCTACCGCCTCCCGACCGAGGCCGAGTGGGAATACGCCGCCCGCGCCGGCACGCGGACGCCGTATTTCACGGGCGACAGGCTGCCGGCTTCGATGCTGAAAAATGCGCGGGAAAGCTGGTATCCGGATCCCGAGCGTGCCGTCCCGGGCGATGTCGTCTCCCTCCGCGTAGGCCAGACGCCGCCGAACGCCTGGGGGCTGTACGACCTGCACGGCAATGTCGAGGAGTGGACGCTCGACTGGTACGGGCCGTATGAGGCGGATGGGCAGAAAGACCCGGTCGGCCGGTCCGACGGCGACTTCAAGGTGACCCGCGGCGGCAGCCACTCGACCACGCCCGAATACCTCCGCTCGGCCAACCGGATGGGCACCCTGCCGGAGGACGCGAGCTGGCTCATCGGGTTCAGGGTCGTGCAGGCGGACGCGCCGGCCACCACGCCGCTGCCGGCGCCGCCGGTCACGGCGTTGCACCAGCGCGACGTCAGCCAGGAGCGGCGTGCGGTGCGCCAGCCGGCATCCCGGACGCCCTATTTCGCCGAGCCGCGCCGCTATGTGGTTCTCGATCCGACGGAAAAAGGACCGTTCTTTTACCACAACCATCAGGACGCCATCACGGAAATGCCCAACGGCGACCTCCTGGCGATCTGGTACACGACGAAGTCGGAGGCCGGCCGCTATCTCGCGCAGGCGGCGAGCCGGCTTCGCTACGGCGCCGACGCCTGGGAGCCGGCGTCGATCTTCTGGGATGCGCCCGACCGGAACGACCACGGCAACGCCCTGTGGTGGGATGGCGACCGCACCATCTATCACGTGTCCGGTCTCTCCGCCGCGGCCACCTGGGGTAACCTCGCCATGCTCGTGCGGACCTCGACCGACAATGGCGCGTCCTGGTCGAAGGCGCGGATCGTGCATCCCGAACACGGGCTGCGCAATCAGGTCATCGCATCGATGGGCCGGCTGCGCGACGGCCGCATCTTCGTCACGGCCGACGCCGTGACCGGTGGAAACGGCGGGACGTCCTTCCACGTCAGTGCGGACGGCGGGCAGACGTGGACAGACGCCGGCGGCACGATCGCCGGCATCCATGCTTCGGCGGTGGGGCTCGAGGACGGACGCGTGCTGGCCTTCGGCCGCGGCGACGCCATCGACGGCCGCATGCCGAAGAGCATATCCTCCGACGGGGGCGCGACCTGGCGATCGACAGCCAGCGCGTTCGACCCGCTGTCGAGCACCCAGCGTCTCGTGCTCCTCCGCCTCGCCGAGGGGCCGCTCTTTCTCGCTTCGTTTGCCGATAACATGACGTTCACGGACGATCGGGGAGGGACCTACACCGGCTCGGGGATTTTTGGGGCCCTATCGTACGACGAGGGCGAAACGTGGCCCGTTCGCAAGCTGATCACGGCAGCCAATGCCCCGGCGTGGCGGGAAACGGCCCGGAGCCGGCCTTTCGTCATGAGCGCGCACACGGCCGAGCCGCGCGGCTACATGGCCGGCACGCAGGCGATGGACGGCACCATCCATCTCATCAGCACGGTGTACCATTACGCCTTCAACCAGGCCTGGCTCGAGACGCCCGCCGCGCCCAGCGCCGTGCCCCCCCTCGCGCCTCGCGGCGACCTCGCCGCGTCGTTTTCGCCGAACGAGGGCGTCTGGCGGTACGCCGGCCTCGGGGCGATGCCGGGCGATGCCGCACGACGGGACGGGGCCGGCCTGCTGCTGGAGGTGCCGGCCAGCGGCGAGGCGCGCTGGGCGATGGACCTCCGCGAGCCGACGCCGGTCGGCTCGACCGTGGAGATGACCGTTCAGGTGCAGGCAGCGGGCGCGCGCCGGCGTGGGGTCGAATGGGTCTACCGCCCGGTGTCGCACCCCGGCATGCAGTATCATCTCGCGATCACCCCCGATGGCGTATACAGCGACGACAGCTACGCGCTGGAACCCCTGGCGCTGGGCCTCGACAACGGAAGCGCCCCGCATACCTATCGCATCGGGGTCGCCGCGTCGGGGCTGGTGCACGTGTATCGCGACGGCCAGGAACTCGGCCGGTATTCACTGGCCCCTATCGATGAAGACGAGGGGCCGACGACGCCCGGCCTGCAGTGGGGCGGCGGAGCCGGCGTGCGAGCCCGCATCGATGCCATCCGTTTCGACCCCCGCGGCCCGTTTGCGCCGGCGCCGTAG
- a CDS encoding sialidase family protein, producing the protein MPTTLSVPVLDARRLVLVVLGFLLGLPASGQTPLYEAEELFAPQPAHVHGSTIVALPGGQFLAAWFQGSGERQADDVAIMGARFDPDTGWSTPFLMADTPDFPDINPVLFRDPRGRVWLVWYTVIAGQWETSLLKYRICDDPGTNGAPDWDWQDVILVRPGDPAGYGIQPGDRFVRAIREKGAAYAAYLRSGGVDPAEWLAHVAQIDSLATGRNWIRAGRLYDAEGGFTTQPLGYPYFRRMGWQTRNKPLVLDDGRILLPLYSDGFDLSIVAITDDLGAHWSFSEPLVGDGNIQPAILARDDGTLVAYMRDNGGPPKRLHVSESADRGMTWSPVTDSELPNPGAAADAVELANGHWAVIYNDVEEGRSSLAVSISDDEGRTWKWTRHLERDDRPEGARRSHYPAIIQTADGSLHAIYTHQYTGANPARTIKHARFNEAWIRQGDTP; encoded by the coding sequence ATGCCTACCACGCTCTCCGTACCGGTTCTCGACGCCCGCAGGCTCGTTCTCGTCGTTCTGGGTTTTTTGCTCGGCTTGCCGGCCTCCGGGCAAACGCCGCTGTACGAGGCCGAAGAGCTCTTCGCACCGCAGCCCGCGCACGTGCACGGGTCGACGATCGTGGCGCTGCCCGGCGGGCAATTCCTGGCGGCCTGGTTTCAAGGGAGCGGCGAGCGCCAGGCCGACGACGTGGCGATCATGGGCGCGCGGTTCGATCCCGACACCGGGTGGAGCACCCCGTTCCTCATGGCGGATACGCCGGACTTTCCGGACATCAACCCGGTGCTCTTCAGGGATCCGCGCGGCCGCGTCTGGCTCGTGTGGTACACCGTCATCGCCGGCCAGTGGGAGACGTCGCTGCTCAAATACCGCATCTGCGACGACCCGGGAACGAACGGGGCGCCCGATTGGGACTGGCAGGATGTGATTCTCGTGCGGCCCGGCGACCCTGCCGGCTACGGCATCCAGCCCGGCGACCGGTTTGTTCGGGCCATCCGCGAAAAGGGCGCCGCCTATGCGGCGTATCTGCGCAGCGGGGGCGTCGACCCGGCGGAATGGCTGGCGCATGTCGCGCAGATCGACTCCCTGGCCACGGGCCGGAACTGGATCCGCGCGGGGCGGCTCTACGATGCGGAGGGCGGCTTCACCACGCAACCGCTCGGCTACCCGTATTTCCGCCGGATGGGCTGGCAGACGCGCAACAAGCCGCTCGTCCTGGACGACGGCCGCATCCTGCTCCCGCTGTATTCCGACGGCTTCGACCTGTCGATCGTCGCCATCACCGACGACCTCGGCGCGCACTGGTCGTTCAGCGAGCCGCTGGTGGGCGACGGCAACATCCAGCCGGCGATCCTCGCGCGCGACGACGGCACCCTGGTCGCCTACATGCGCGACAACGGCGGGCCGCCGAAACGGCTCCACGTCAGCGAATCGGCGGATCGCGGCATGACGTGGTCGCCCGTCACCGACAGCGAACTGCCCAATCCCGGCGCCGCGGCCGACGCCGTCGAACTCGCCAACGGGCACTGGGCCGTCATCTACAACGACGTCGAGGAAGGACGATCCAGCCTGGCCGTTTCCATCTCGGACGACGAGGGGCGCACCTGGAAGTGGACGCGCCACCTCGAACGCGACGACCGCCCCGAAGGCGCGCGGCGGAGTCATTACCCGGCCATCATCCAGACGGCGGACGGATCCCTCCATGCCATCTACACCCACCAGTACACCGGCGCCAACCCGGCCCGCACCATCAAACATGCCCGATTCAACGAGGCCTGGATTCGCCAGGGCGATACCCCTTAG
- a CDS encoding tripartite tricarboxylate transporter substrate binding protein, with translation MLRTLTLLLIVFLSGCQPGGQRQDTYPSRPISYLVPWNPGGGTDTVSRALAAVMQGGIGASMNVVNRTGGGGVVGHLAIAQARPDGYTVGAVTVEITMMHWAGLTELTYRDYTPIALLMDNPAAITVRADAPWNTLQELLDALEANPGTYLASGTSKGGIWDLARMGFLKAAGLPESAMPWVPSQGAAPALQELLAGGVHVVTIALAEAEAMYRANQVKVLAVMADERLEAFPDVPTLKEQGIDWSLGGWVSIGAPAGLPDAVAAKLRQAVTAAANDPAYTEPLKRAGFNLRFLTGDAFDAFLEAQDRINGELLGAGGASSP, from the coding sequence ATGTTGCGTACGCTTACCCTGTTGCTGATCGTTTTCCTCTCCGGCTGCCAGCCCGGCGGCCAGCGGCAGGATACCTACCCGAGCCGGCCGATCAGCTACCTCGTACCCTGGAACCCGGGCGGCGGCACCGATACCGTGTCCCGCGCCCTCGCGGCCGTGATGCAGGGCGGTATCGGGGCCTCGATGAACGTGGTGAACCGGACGGGCGGGGGCGGCGTGGTGGGGCATCTGGCCATCGCTCAGGCGCGCCCGGACGGCTATACGGTCGGGGCGGTGACGGTCGAAATCACCATGATGCACTGGGCCGGCCTCACCGAGTTGACCTACCGCGACTACACCCCGATCGCGCTGCTGATGGATAACCCGGCCGCGATCACCGTGCGGGCGGATGCGCCCTGGAATACGCTGCAAGAGTTGCTCGATGCCCTCGAGGCGAATCCCGGGACGTATCTGGCGTCGGGCACGTCGAAGGGCGGCATCTGGGATCTGGCGCGGATGGGCTTTCTCAAGGCCGCCGGCCTGCCGGAATCGGCCATGCCGTGGGTGCCGAGCCAGGGCGCCGCGCCGGCCCTGCAGGAACTCCTCGCCGGCGGCGTACACGTGGTCACCATCGCGCTGGCGGAAGCCGAAGCGATGTACCGCGCCAACCAGGTGAAGGTGCTGGCCGTGATGGCCGATGAGCGGCTCGAAGCCTTCCCGGATGTCCCCACCCTCAAGGAGCAGGGCATCGACTGGAGCCTCGGCGGCTGGGTGTCGATCGGCGCGCCGGCCGGCCTGCCGGACGCCGTGGCCGCGAAGCTGCGGCAGGCCGTCACGGCCGCCGCCAACGACCCCGCCTACACCGAGCCGCTCAAACGGGCCGGCTTCAACCTGCGTTTCCTCACGGGAGACGCCTTCGATGCGTTCCTGGAGGCCCAGGACCGGATCAACGGCGAACTCCTCGGCGCGGGCGGCGCTTCGAGCCCATGA
- a CDS encoding tripartite tricarboxylate transporter TctB family protein, giving the protein MTRSAWLRRVPGLVALALGGWIGWYAGTFPELEGGHPGPALFPRLVAAGLVLCGLLLLWKPGPAEGPDVEPAGWAGRGRFVAGLLLVVAFPWLQGLLGFVPVAALLALAIGLMLGARWLPLVVSSAVAAGVVYLLFTRLLGVPL; this is encoded by the coding sequence ATGACGCGGTCCGCCTGGCTTCGTCGCGTGCCCGGCCTCGTCGCCCTCGCGCTGGGCGGCTGGATCGGCTGGTACGCCGGCACATTCCCCGAACTCGAGGGCGGGCATCCCGGACCCGCGCTGTTCCCCCGGCTCGTCGCCGCCGGCCTCGTGCTGTGCGGCCTCCTGCTGCTCTGGAAGCCCGGACCGGCCGAGGGGCCCGACGTCGAGCCGGCCGGGTGGGCCGGCCGCGGCCGTTTCGTCGCGGGACTGCTCCTCGTCGTCGCCTTTCCCTGGCTGCAGGGCCTGCTGGGCTTCGTGCCGGTGGCCGCGCTGCTGGCGCTGGCGATCGGGCTGATGCTGGGCGCGCGCTGGCTGCCGCTGGTCGTTTCGTCCGCGGTGGCGGCCGGCGTCGTCTACCTGCTCTTCACCCGTCTGCTGGGCGTCCCGCTGTAA